The following proteins are co-located in the Trichormus variabilis 0441 genome:
- a CDS encoding WD40 repeat domain-containing protein — MNLTSSKNKEFEEHYSGMLAEYVTAIAWSPQGNTLAATSANGEVVLWQDGELTTLQAGNGQSVDCLAFSPDGKFLAVGGQDGRVKIWQEQELIATLENAPAWVDKLAWSHTSNQLAFSLGRYVQVWDADTREVVTTLNFADSSPLSIDWRIDGQYLAIGGNKGIKIWHAQDWDEEPYILNMPTVSVTMAWSPDGKFLASGNMDRSVTVLEWNNPDPWVMRGFPGKIRQLAWSEATTKLGAPILASSSVEGIVVWEKLEDENLGWEARVLTNHVGVINAIAFAPKSFLLASAATDGWLCLWNKAKEVSQILTGVADGFSTLAWHPQGKLIAAGGEKGELIIWAKILRGQGFGRS, encoded by the coding sequence ATGAACCTAACAAGTAGCAAAAATAAGGAATTTGAAGAACACTATTCAGGGATGCTGGCAGAATATGTAACAGCGATCGCCTGGTCTCCACAAGGAAATACTTTAGCCGCAACTTCGGCAAATGGTGAAGTAGTACTATGGCAGGATGGTGAGTTAACAACCCTGCAAGCTGGTAATGGCCAGTCTGTCGATTGTCTTGCTTTCTCCCCTGATGGCAAATTTCTCGCCGTTGGTGGACAAGATGGGCGGGTGAAAATCTGGCAGGAACAGGAACTAATAGCCACCTTAGAAAATGCACCTGCATGGGTAGACAAGCTGGCTTGGAGTCATACTAGCAACCAGTTGGCTTTTAGTTTAGGGCGTTATGTACAAGTTTGGGACGCTGATACTCGTGAGGTTGTCACCACCCTGAATTTTGCCGACTCATCCCCATTGAGTATTGATTGGCGGATTGATGGTCAATACCTAGCAATTGGTGGTAACAAGGGAATTAAAATTTGGCACGCCCAAGACTGGGATGAAGAACCATATATTCTGAATATGCCTACTGTGAGTGTGACTATGGCTTGGTCGCCTGATGGTAAATTCCTGGCTTCAGGCAACATGGATCGTAGCGTCACCGTGTTGGAGTGGAATAATCCCGACCCTTGGGTTATGCGTGGCTTCCCCGGTAAGATTCGCCAACTAGCATGGTCAGAAGCCACCACCAAACTAGGCGCACCAATACTAGCCTCTTCCAGTGTGGAAGGTATCGTGGTCTGGGAAAAGCTAGAAGATGAAAACTTGGGATGGGAAGCGCGAGTTTTAACTAATCATGTGGGTGTGATTAATGCGATCGCCTTTGCACCTAAAAGCTTTTTACTAGCCTCGGCTGCAACCGATGGCTGGCTATGTTTGTGGAACAAAGCCAAGGAAGTATCCCAAATTCTCACAGGTGTTGCTGACGGATTTTCTACCCTAGCATGGCACCCCCAAGGTAAGCTAATTGCCGCAGGTGGTGAAAAAGGAGAATTAATCATTTGGGCAAAAATTTTGCGGGGTCAAGGATTTGGACGTAGTTAA
- a CDS encoding pentapeptide repeat-containing protein: MDANKLLELYNAGERKFHRANLHQANLYAVDLRGANFAEADLSGANLSQANLSGCNLSRANLTDADLSGANLSGANLSEVNFIGADLISTNLKQSNLSRADLRGANLILANLFSANLSEAEMSGADLSGANLKQANLIGSNVMEAELKGANFSGAVITEQEITGRVLRLGLSHRWITWAGCH; encoded by the coding sequence ATGGATGCTAATAAACTCCTAGAGTTATATAACGCAGGAGAACGAAAATTCCACAGAGCAAATCTGCATCAAGCTAACCTTTATGCTGTTGATTTGAGGGGGGCAAATTTTGCCGAAGCTGATTTAAGTGGAGCCAACCTTAGTCAAGCTAACTTGAGTGGATGTAATCTCAGTCGTGCTAATTTAACTGATGCAGACTTGAGTGGAGCTAACTTGAGTGGAGCTAACTTGAGTGAAGTCAACTTCATCGGTGCAGATTTAATTAGCACCAATTTAAAACAAAGCAATCTCAGTCGAGCAGATTTACGCGGTGCCAATTTAATTTTGGCCAATTTATTCAGTGCTAACCTGAGTGAAGCGGAAATGAGTGGTGCTGATTTGAGTGGCGCTAATCTCAAGCAAGCAAACTTAATTGGTAGCAACGTCATGGAAGCAGAATTGAAGGGGGCAAATTTCTCTGGAGCTGTCATTACAGAGCAAGAAATCACTGGTAGAGTTTTGCGCTTAGGTCTCTCTCACAGATGGATAACTTGGGCTGGTTGTCATTGA
- a CDS encoding metal ABC transporter substrate-binding protein, with protein MPKKLLAKNLLRVILTIFTSAFVGCRNQTTSASFTQTTNVVDENLPKVVATTSVLCDLTRQIAENTINLICLIPPNKAPQLYQATAEDKDALEQANLILYNGYNLESELIKLINTTKNSAPKIAVSQIAVPQPQQIPANSRRVNNPYVWHNPKNAIKMLEVINSNLRKLEPSNTAIYGDNTKRIKTELTQLDNWIKLKIATIPKEKRKLVTTYNAINYYTNAYGIPSATIGTEEQATDQRIKNLTQYIQKSNVPAIFADMTDTLKVMESVATEAEVKLSERRLYTQGLGETTSDGDTYQSMMIANTRTIVEGLGGTYLIFQPKAQK; from the coding sequence ATGCCAAAGAAATTATTAGCTAAAAATTTATTACGCGTAATTTTAACTATTTTCACCAGCGCATTTGTTGGATGTAGAAATCAAACTACAAGTGCATCTTTTACGCAGACTACTAATGTGGTTGATGAAAATCTTCCCAAAGTTGTAGCAACCACAAGTGTACTGTGTGATTTAACCAGACAGATTGCCGAAAATACGATTAATCTCATCTGCTTAATCCCCCCTAACAAAGCACCTCAGCTTTATCAAGCAACAGCAGAAGATAAAGATGCACTTGAGCAGGCTAATCTAATTCTCTATAACGGTTATAATCTTGAGTCAGAATTAATCAAGCTCATAAATACCACCAAAAACTCTGCACCTAAAATTGCTGTGAGTCAAATTGCAGTTCCTCAGCCACAGCAAATCCCAGCAAATTCTCGTAGAGTAAATAACCCTTATGTTTGGCATAATCCTAAAAATGCTATCAAGATGTTGGAAGTCATTAATAGCAACCTGAGAAAATTAGAACCCAGTAATACTGCCATTTATGGTGATAATACCAAAAGAATTAAAACCGAATTAACTCAACTAGATAATTGGATTAAATTAAAAATTGCCACTATTCCCAAAGAAAAGCGCAAATTAGTAACAACTTATAATGCAATAAATTATTACACAAACGCCTATGGCATTCCCTCCGCCACTATTGGCACTGAAGAACAAGCGACAGATCAGAGAATCAAAAATCTGACTCAGTATATCCAAAAATCTAATGTACCGGCAATCTTTGCAGATATGACTGATACATTAAAAGTGATGGAATCTGTCGCTACTGAGGCGGAAGTAAAATTGTCAGAACGGCGACTATACACTCAAGGACTAGGAGAAACAACCAGCGATGGTGACACTTACCAAAGTATGATGATTGCTAACACACGCACAATTGTGGAAGGTTTGGGAGGTACATACTTGATATTTCAACCCAAAGCCCAAAAGTAG